The genome window GTAAAGGGCCCATGCCGCCTCGCCCTCGATATGGGATTCCTGGATCGGAGGCCAGGCACCCAGTGCGTCGATGGCCATCACCCAAGAGAAAGAATATCCTGCCAGAAAGTCCGAGGAGCCGGAGCAGGTAAAGTCCACGTCACTGCGAGATATACCAACCCCTTTTAGTACATCTGCCACGACTGGGGCCACCATCTCGGCATCGTTTCGATGCAGCTCTTTTCGCCGGTTCGGCGTCTGCCCGAAGGCTATAATAGCAACCTCACGCATATGACTTCTTCCGGATCTCGTCCATGATTGTCCCGATCGGTAGGTCAGCTTCCCCTGTCGGCTTGAAATATCGGATATTCTCCAGCGACTCGGTCCACTCCGAAGGGTCCTTCCATACGGCCGCCACCCTCATCCCGGGCCGCATCTCTTCAACCGGGCATTCCTGGATCAGGTGCATGATGGCGCTGTCGGCGCCATCCAGAACGATGTAGGCGTAAGCGTATGGAATCTCTAGGACCTGGTCGTAAAACTTGATGTTGACGATACAGTAAGTGTAGACCACACCCCGATCGGGGAGCTCGACGAGCTCGCTCATGGGCGATGCGGTATCGACGGACGTGAGTCGGGGGGGAACGTAGACCTTACCGGTGTCGGGGCAGCGTGACCCCAAAATTCGTCCTTCCCGAATGGCGCGCATGAACGTGCTCGACCCCACCCCAATCGAGTAGTCGTAGTGTACCGCGATAGGTGTCTTGATGGATGTGACCGGTTTTTGTGCCTCAGCCATGCTCATTCCTCCGGCACGAAGCAGGCAATATCGCGTATGCCACCTTGCCGCTCATCACAGAAGCGGGGAACGACTCGCATCCCGGTTCGCATGGCAGACTCGCTGCCAGCGTCTACGGCGTGTAGAAGAGCCGAGTCAGCGCCATCCAGCTTGATGAGCGCCCAGGCGAAGGGGCGCTCCAGCGGATTGCCCGGACGGGGCTCGTGCAGCCAGGTCCAACTCGTGACGCAACCCGCTGGCCCCACCTCCACGAGATCGTCCACCGACAGATCCTCCAGCGAGTCCGGGTCCACTTCTACCGGGGGGCACAGGACTTGGCCCGCAACCGTTTTCACTCCCAAAAGCCGCCCGTGATCGCGGATCTCGGTGAAGAAGCGACCGAGAATCGGTCCCGTCGCCCGTCGGTACGGATACTGGAGGACATGTTCGCCTCGAAGTGCCTCCTCGTGATCGTTCAGTTCCATGTATTCTTCGTCCCTCTCCGTAAAGGACCTTCCCTACTATGGCTTCACCTTGGCTGACTCTTTCAGCCTTTTTAATATAGTTAGCCACATCTGATATAAAGAGTCGGGCTCCTCCTTCCCTGGCTCCTCCCAGGGCTTGCCCAGATTCATGTCCTTAGCGATAATCTTGTAGCAGTTGTAGGACTCTGTCGACCCCGAATTTGCCCCCAGATGCCACGCGGCCCCGGTAGCATAGAGATTCTGTATGGGGGTTCTGTGGTTTGCTAGCTCAGGGAGAGGCCTCTTTTCTTCCATTTGATGCGGGACACGGTCGAGGAGTGTCATGCACCCATCGGGCCCCAGGTTCTTCATCCGGAGGTGATCGTAGGGGGTGCTATAGTCGCTGCCGATAACGTTATCCCAGGTCATATTGGGGGCGTGCTTGTGCCAAATACCCATCAGCTCTTCAGCATACCGCTTCTTTATCTCCAGCCACTCTCTCTCAGTATGGGCAGAGGCGGGCGGACCAAGTTGCTCGTGACCGGCGATATGTTTCCCCGCGGGCGCATAGCTGGGGTCAACCAGGCTATGGCTCCAAACAGTGGGGCAATAGTCCTCCAGTGGGGGAAACTTCTCCAGCCTGGACCAGTAGCATTCTCGGGCTACGTGCATCGGGTCGTTATCCTCTGCCAGCCCAAGATAGAAGCAATCATTTATGTCGGGGTTAAAGGCGGCAGCTTCATACTTTGGAGCCTCATGGAGGGCAAAGGAGTACCACATCAAGCAGCCGAAAACACTTTCCAGAAGATCCACACGCCGCGCCATCCGCTCAGGTATATACTCTCTGCCTATCAAATCGAAGCAAAGTTGCTGCGGGTTCAAGGTGCTTACCACCAACTTTCTCGCCCCAACTTCAGTACCGTCAGCTAGGCGGATGCCTGTGGCAGTTCCATTTTCTA of Dehalococcoidia bacterium contains these proteins:
- a CDS encoding NAD(P)/FAD-dependent oxidoreductase, translated to MPDETFDAVIVGGGNKALFLAMYLTKYAEMSVGVFERRHEIGGCLATEESAAPGFRVNTHATMQMPFYYLPLWRDFPEFWEYGAKLDQHLSNAGGIFRKNQTCLTIYSDKYDMSQERTAKEIARFSERDAEKWLKLRKLWLAKEMQHVQMDYMFRPAEDKADPGVLERQIAVYPQLVEVGAGVEPDPLVLMSTHTRNVQELWESKELQYCNLRFILGSSMDVNQPGAGAWTFGFCSAMPNISFCIGGTHQVAHAAHKILVANGCKFFTHAEVDKVIIENGTATGIRLADGTEVGARKLVVSTLNPQQLCFDLIGREYIPERMARRVDLLESVFGCLMWYSFALHEAPKYEAAAFNPDINDCFYLGLAEDNDPMHVARECYWSRLEKFPPLEDYCPTVWSHSLVDPSYAPAGKHIAGHEQLGPPASAHTEREWLEIKKRYAEELMGIWHKHAPNMTWDNVIGSDYSTPYDHLRMKNLGPDGCMTLLDRVPHQMEEKRPLPELANHRTPIQNLYATGAAWHLGANSGSTESYNCYKIIAKDMNLGKPWEEPGKEEPDSLYQMWLTILKRLKESAKVKP